Proteins encoded together in one Thermomonospora curvata DSM 43183 window:
- a CDS encoding phosphoketolase family protein, translating into MTDTAVPVHPTAPTDAEVRLLDAHWRAANYLSAGQIYLLDNPLLREPLQPGHIKPRLLGHWGTTPGLNFCYTHLNRVIRTRDQNMIYIMGPGHGGPAAVANAWLEGTYSEVYPEVSWDETGMARLFRQFSFPGGVPSHVAPETPGSIHEGGELGYALVHAFGAAFDNPDLVVACIVGDGEAETGPLAAAWHSNKFLDPVRDGAVLPILHLNGYKIANPTVPARIPERELLALFEGYGYRPYVVAGDDPAVMHRKMAETLDRVMDEITAIQRNAREGGNKGRPRWPMIILRTPKGWTGPKEVDGVPVEGTWRSHQVPLPGVRENPEHLALLERWLRSYRPWELFDGTGRPVPQVLAQTPRGERRMSANPHANGGLLLRPLRLPDFRDYAVPVDRPATTFAEPTRVLGALLRDVIAANPDNFRIMGPDETASNRLNAVFEVTDRTWQAERLPTDDHLAPSGRVMEVLSEHLCQGWLEGYLLTGRHGLFNCYEAFIHIVDSMFNQHAKWLKVTRALPWRRPIASLNYLLSSHVWRQDHNGFTHQDPGFLDVVMNKKPEIIRVYLPPDANTLLAVTDGCLRSRDCINVIVAGKQPVLNLLPMDDAVVHCARGIGIWEWAGTDAGAEPDVVLACAGDVPTLETLAAADLLRRHLPQLRVRVVNVVDLMRLQPPTEHPHGLTDPEFDALFTTDKPIIFAFHGYPYLIHRLTYRRHGHGNLHVRGYKEEGTTTTPFDMVMMNDLDRFHLVMDVIDRVPGLGVRAGHVRQLMADERIRHRAYTREHGEDPADITEWVWPH; encoded by the coding sequence GCCGACCGATGCGGAGGTGCGCCTGCTGGACGCTCACTGGCGGGCCGCCAACTACCTGTCGGCCGGGCAGATCTACCTGCTGGACAACCCGCTGCTGCGGGAGCCGCTGCAGCCCGGCCACATCAAGCCGCGCCTGCTGGGCCACTGGGGCACCACGCCCGGCCTGAACTTCTGCTACACCCACCTCAACCGGGTCATCAGGACCCGCGACCAGAACATGATCTACATCATGGGGCCGGGCCACGGCGGGCCGGCGGCGGTGGCCAACGCCTGGCTGGAGGGCACCTACAGCGAGGTCTACCCGGAGGTCTCCTGGGACGAGACCGGCATGGCCCGGCTGTTTCGGCAGTTCTCCTTCCCCGGCGGCGTGCCCAGCCACGTGGCCCCCGAGACGCCCGGCTCCATCCACGAGGGCGGCGAGCTGGGCTATGCGCTGGTGCACGCCTTCGGCGCCGCCTTCGACAACCCCGACCTGGTGGTGGCCTGCATCGTGGGCGACGGCGAGGCCGAGACCGGGCCGCTGGCGGCCGCCTGGCACTCCAACAAGTTCCTCGACCCGGTGCGCGACGGCGCGGTGCTGCCGATCCTGCACCTGAACGGCTACAAGATCGCCAACCCCACGGTGCCGGCCCGCATCCCCGAACGGGAACTGCTGGCACTGTTCGAAGGCTACGGCTACCGCCCCTACGTGGTCGCCGGAGACGACCCGGCCGTCATGCACCGGAAGATGGCCGAGACCCTCGACCGGGTCATGGATGAGATCACCGCCATCCAGCGCAACGCCCGCGAGGGCGGGAACAAAGGCCGCCCCCGCTGGCCGATGATCATCCTGCGCACCCCCAAGGGCTGGACCGGCCCCAAGGAGGTCGACGGCGTGCCGGTGGAGGGCACCTGGCGCTCCCACCAGGTGCCGCTGCCGGGGGTGCGCGAGAACCCCGAGCATCTGGCCCTGCTGGAGCGGTGGCTGCGCTCTTACCGGCCCTGGGAGCTGTTCGACGGCACCGGCCGCCCGGTGCCGCAGGTGCTGGCACAGACCCCGCGGGGGGAGCGGCGGATGAGCGCCAACCCGCACGCCAACGGCGGGCTGCTGCTGCGCCCGCTGCGCCTGCCCGACTTCCGCGACTACGCCGTCCCGGTGGACCGGCCGGCCACCACCTTCGCCGAGCCGACCCGGGTGCTGGGCGCGCTGCTGCGGGACGTGATCGCCGCCAACCCCGACAACTTCCGCATCATGGGCCCGGACGAGACCGCCTCCAACCGGCTGAACGCGGTCTTCGAGGTCACCGACCGGACCTGGCAGGCCGAGCGGCTGCCCACCGACGACCACCTGGCCCCCTCCGGCCGGGTGATGGAAGTGCTCAGCGAGCACCTGTGCCAGGGCTGGCTGGAGGGCTACCTGCTGACCGGCCGGCACGGCCTGTTCAACTGCTATGAGGCGTTCATCCACATCGTCGACTCGATGTTCAACCAGCACGCCAAGTGGCTGAAGGTCACCCGCGCCCTGCCGTGGCGGCGGCCCATCGCCTCGCTGAACTACCTGCTGTCCTCGCACGTGTGGCGGCAGGACCACAACGGCTTCACCCACCAGGACCCCGGCTTCCTGGACGTGGTGATGAACAAGAAACCCGAGATCATCCGGGTCTACCTGCCGCCGGACGCCAACACCCTGCTGGCGGTGACCGACGGCTGCCTGCGCTCCCGCGACTGCATCAACGTGATCGTGGCGGGCAAGCAGCCGGTGCTGAACCTGCTGCCGATGGACGACGCCGTCGTCCACTGCGCCCGCGGCATCGGCATCTGGGAGTGGGCCGGCACCGACGCCGGCGCCGAACCCGACGTGGTGCTGGCCTGCGCCGGGGACGTGCCGACCCTGGAGACGCTGGCCGCCGCCGACCTGCTGCGGCGCCATCTGCCACAGCTGCGGGTGCGGGTGGTCAACGTGGTGGACCTGATGCGGCTGCAGCCGCCCACCGAGCACCCCCACGGCCTGACCGACCCGGAGTTCGACGCGCTGTTCACCACCGACAAGCCGATCATCTTCGCCTTCCACGGCTACCCGTACCTGATCCACCGGCTCACCTACCGCCGGCACGGGCACGGCAACCTGCATGTGCGCGGCTACAAGGAGGAAGGCACCACCACCACGCCCTTCGACATGGTCATGATGAACGACCTGGACCGCTTCCACCTGGTCATGGACGTCATCGACCGGGTGCCGGGGCTGGGCGTGCGGGCCGGGCACGTCCGCCAGCTCATGGCGGACGAGCGGATCCGCCACCGCGCCTACACCCGCGAGCACGGCGAGGACCCCGCCGACATCACCGAATGGGTCTGGCCGCACTGA
- a CDS encoding acetate/propionate family kinase: MRVLTVNPGSSSLKLSLLEEEKLLERAQVPTGSAEEEARALAETLRRMPVPDAVGLRFVHGGPGYRGPVLIDEAVTERLHELADLAPLHQPLSLRALKEVRRLLPHVPAVACFDTAFHAELPEAAATFPLPAEWRERFGLRRYGFHGLSHAHAVRRAGQLLSADPAALRLVVCHLGAGASLAAVAGGRSVDTTMGFTPADGLVMATRPGSLDPGLLTWLLRHGVTGEELAEAVVHRSGLTALAGTGDMRRIEQRAAEGDDRARLALEVYLHRLCALIAAMTAALGGLDVLVFTGGVGEHDAHVRRQVTERLGYLGLEVDERANEAAHGDAEITRPGAAVRTLVVTSREDLEIAAGVRRVLLS; this comes from the coding sequence ATGCGGGTGCTGACGGTCAACCCCGGCTCCAGCAGCCTCAAACTCAGCCTGCTGGAGGAGGAGAAGCTGCTGGAGCGGGCACAGGTGCCGACCGGCTCGGCCGAAGAGGAGGCGCGGGCGCTGGCCGAGACGCTGCGGCGGATGCCCGTCCCGGACGCCGTCGGGCTGCGCTTCGTGCACGGCGGCCCCGGCTACCGGGGGCCGGTCCTCATCGACGAGGCGGTGACCGAGCGGCTGCACGAGCTGGCGGACCTGGCGCCGCTGCACCAGCCGCTGTCGCTGCGGGCGCTGAAAGAGGTGCGGCGGCTGCTGCCGCACGTGCCCGCCGTGGCGTGCTTCGACACCGCCTTCCACGCCGAGCTGCCCGAGGCCGCCGCCACCTTCCCGCTGCCGGCCGAATGGCGCGAGCGCTTCGGGCTGCGGCGCTACGGCTTCCACGGCCTCTCCCACGCCCATGCCGTCCGCCGGGCCGGGCAGCTGCTGTCGGCCGACCCGGCCGCGCTGCGCCTGGTGGTGTGCCACCTGGGCGCGGGCGCCTCGCTGGCCGCCGTGGCCGGGGGCCGGTCGGTGGACACCACCATGGGCTTCACGCCCGCCGACGGGCTGGTCATGGCCACCCGCCCCGGCTCCCTGGACCCCGGCCTGCTCACCTGGCTGCTGCGGCACGGCGTCACCGGCGAAGAGCTCGCCGAGGCGGTCGTCCACCGCTCCGGGCTGACGGCACTGGCCGGAACGGGCGACATGCGCCGCATCGAGCAGCGCGCCGCCGAGGGCGACGATCGCGCCCGCCTGGCGCTGGAGGTCTACCTGCACCGGTTGTGCGCCCTGATCGCGGCCATGACCGCCGCGCTGGGCGGGCTGGATGTGCTGGTGTTCACCGGCGGCGTCGGCGAGCACGACGCCCACGTGCGGCGCCAGGTGACCGAACGGCTGGGCTACCTGGGGCTGGAGGTGGACGAGCGGGCCAACGAGGCCGCCCACGGCGACGCCGAGATCACCCGGCCGGGCGCCGCCGTGCGCACCCTGGTGGTCACCTCGCGGGAGGATCTGGAGATCGCCGCCGGTGTCCGCCGGGTCCTGCTGTCTTGA
- a CDS encoding cation-translocating P-type ATPase has protein sequence MNTTSIPKTAHTRPAAEVVRELDGDPEKGLTWAEAAARRERTGPNELPATRRRGPLARFALQFHSPLIYVLLAAALVTALLGDHVDAIVIMAVVLLNAFVGFVQESRAEQALAALVAMTRTVATVIRDGRRHRVPSTEIVTGDLVALEAGDKVPADLRLVEAADLRLDESALTGESTPVSKDPAPVGEVELADRRDMAYSGTFVTGGRGTGVVVAVGGATELGRIHRMVGRTPGVQTPLTRKIARFSRLVTVAILALAALTFLIGLARGQPVDEMLIAAVALAVGAIPEGLPAVVTITLALGVSRMVGRHVIIRRLPAVETLGSTTVICTDKTGTLTRNQMTVTAVAAGGRLYEVTGGGYAPHGRFLVDGRVVRPADHPALTATLTAGLACNDAQITEKDGRWELSGDPTEGALVASARKAGVADAARRVAVIPFSSARQYMATLHADGAVYVKGSVERVLPMCADRIDHAGGREPLDRDAIAELADDLGRQGLRVMAFARAELEPGTAQLSEEEPPPLTYLGLQAMQDPPREAAAGAVRNCLTAGIQVKMITGDHAATARAVGERVGLGGGRPIRVMTGAELAATPDADLPEAAERTDVFARVSPEQKLRLVTALQRRRHVVAMTGDGVNDAPALKQADIGVAMGRSGTEVAKESADMVLTDDDFASIEAAVEEGRGVFDNLVKFIVWALPANVGLGLVLVAAIVTGGQLPILPVQVLWLNMTAVLILGLPFAVEPRDADIMRRPPRDPSLPLLTRAHVAQILLVSAVLVAGAFGLFHHEQGIGSTEEARTVVVNVFALTLLAYVFNCLSLHRPLLIGGIRRNRWIGVGALGLIAVQLLYTYAPFMNEVFGSAPLGAGPWLRMVAVAVAAYAVVEAFKAVLRVRESRRVKTAGPGGHRRRSPDPPAR, from the coding sequence GTGAACACCACGTCCATCCCCAAGACCGCGCACACCCGGCCGGCGGCCGAGGTGGTGCGGGAACTGGACGGCGACCCCGAAAAAGGGCTGACCTGGGCCGAGGCCGCGGCGCGGCGGGAGCGGACGGGCCCCAACGAGCTGCCCGCCACGCGGCGGCGCGGCCCGCTGGCGCGCTTTGCGCTGCAGTTCCACAGCCCGCTGATCTACGTGCTGCTGGCCGCGGCGCTGGTGACGGCGCTGCTGGGCGACCATGTGGACGCCATCGTGATCATGGCGGTGGTGCTGCTGAACGCCTTCGTCGGGTTCGTCCAGGAGTCGCGGGCCGAGCAGGCGCTGGCGGCGCTGGTGGCGATGACGCGCACCGTCGCCACGGTGATCCGCGACGGCCGGCGGCACCGGGTGCCCTCCACCGAGATCGTGACGGGCGACCTGGTGGCGCTGGAGGCCGGCGACAAGGTGCCCGCCGATCTGCGCCTGGTGGAGGCGGCCGACCTGCGGCTGGACGAGTCGGCGCTGACCGGCGAGTCCACCCCGGTGAGCAAGGACCCCGCCCCGGTCGGCGAGGTGGAGCTGGCCGACCGGCGCGACATGGCCTACTCGGGGACGTTCGTGACCGGCGGGCGGGGCACGGGGGTGGTGGTGGCCGTCGGCGGCGCCACCGAGCTGGGGCGGATCCACCGGATGGTGGGCCGCACGCCCGGCGTGCAGACCCCGCTGACCCGCAAGATCGCCCGGTTCAGCCGGCTGGTGACGGTGGCGATCCTGGCGCTGGCGGCGCTGACCTTCCTGATCGGGCTGGCGCGCGGGCAGCCGGTGGACGAGATGCTGATCGCGGCGGTGGCGCTGGCGGTGGGCGCCATCCCCGAGGGGCTGCCGGCGGTGGTGACGATCACCCTGGCGCTGGGGGTGTCCCGGATGGTGGGCCGCCATGTCATCATCCGGCGGCTGCCGGCGGTGGAGACGCTCGGCAGCACCACCGTGATCTGCACCGACAAGACCGGCACGCTCACCCGCAACCAGATGACGGTCACCGCGGTGGCCGCCGGCGGGCGGCTGTATGAGGTGACCGGCGGCGGGTACGCCCCGCACGGGCGGTTCCTGGTGGACGGGCGCGTGGTGCGTCCCGCCGACCACCCCGCTTTAACGGCGACGCTGACCGCCGGGCTGGCCTGCAACGACGCCCAGATCACCGAAAAGGACGGGCGCTGGGAGCTCAGCGGCGACCCCACCGAGGGCGCCCTGGTCGCCAGTGCCCGCAAAGCCGGCGTGGCGGACGCCGCCCGCCGCGTGGCCGTCATCCCGTTCTCGTCGGCCCGGCAGTACATGGCCACGCTGCACGCGGACGGCGCCGTCTATGTCAAGGGCTCGGTGGAGCGCGTCCTGCCGATGTGCGCCGACCGGATCGACCACGCCGGCGGGCGGGAGCCGCTGGACCGCGACGCCATCGCCGAACTGGCCGACGACCTGGGCCGTCAAGGGCTGCGGGTGATGGCCTTCGCCCGGGCCGAACTGGAGCCGGGCACCGCGCAGCTGAGCGAGGAGGAGCCGCCCCCGCTGACCTACCTGGGGTTGCAGGCCATGCAGGACCCGCCCCGCGAGGCCGCCGCCGGCGCGGTGCGCAACTGCCTGACCGCCGGGATCCAGGTGAAGATGATCACCGGTGATCACGCCGCCACCGCCCGGGCCGTCGGCGAGCGGGTCGGGCTGGGCGGCGGCCGGCCGATCCGGGTGATGACCGGCGCCGAGCTGGCCGCCACCCCGGATGCGGACCTGCCGGAGGCGGCCGAGCGCACCGACGTGTTCGCCCGCGTCTCCCCCGAGCAGAAGCTGCGCCTGGTCACGGCGCTGCAGCGGCGCCGGCACGTGGTGGCGATGACCGGGGACGGGGTCAACGACGCCCCGGCCCTCAAACAGGCCGACATCGGCGTGGCGATGGGACGCTCGGGCACCGAGGTGGCCAAGGAGTCGGCCGACATGGTCCTCACCGACGACGACTTCGCCTCCATCGAGGCGGCCGTCGAAGAGGGCCGCGGCGTGTTCGACAACCTGGTCAAGTTCATCGTCTGGGCGCTGCCGGCCAACGTCGGGCTGGGGCTGGTGCTGGTGGCGGCGATCGTGACCGGCGGGCAGCTGCCGATCCTGCCGGTGCAGGTGCTGTGGCTGAACATGACCGCGGTGCTGATCTTGGGCCTGCCGTTCGCGGTGGAGCCCCGCGACGCCGACATCATGCGCCGCCCGCCCCGCGACCCGTCCCTGCCGCTGCTCACCCGGGCGCATGTGGCGCAGATCCTGCTGGTGTCGGCGGTGCTGGTGGCCGGGGCGTTCGGGCTGTTCCACCACGAGCAGGGCATCGGCTCGACCGAGGAGGCCCGCACGGTGGTGGTGAACGTCTTCGCGCTGACCTTGCTGGCCTATGTGTTCAACTGCCTGTCGCTGCACCGGCCGCTGCTGATCGGCGGGATCCGCCGCAACCGGTGGATCGGGGTGGGCGCGCTGGGATTGATCGCGGTCCAGCTCCTGTACACCTACGCGCCCTTCATGAACGAGGTGTTCGGGTCGGCGCCGCTGGGCGCGGGGCCGTGGCTGCGGATGGTCGCGGTGGCCGTGGCCGCCTACGCGGTGGTCGAGGCGTTCAAGGCCGTGCTGCGGGTCCGCGAATCCCGCCGGGTCAAGACAGCAGGACCCGGCGGACACCGGCGGCGATCTCCAGATCCTCCCGCGAGGTGA
- a CDS encoding PucR family transcriptional regulator, which yields MTAATARPPVSHREHVVIQTAVRGLFDRLPELTDRLVEEVRRRQDPALRGELDDRAFWKSTYMGLRATLEAVATRGGRRPDLGFAHRLGRRYAERRIPLDTALRIYRLAGSILWDAMVEVTRAKHPQDLPVLVIGARRTWLMIDELSTAVAESYRETERRLRHTDVGQGYELLDGLLDGHGGAAEAAQAAGALDLPERGRYAVVAVRVAALRAADGAALPEEARGIRLIWRGRGGVRYGIAHLGTAGLDDLERALRPFLTRDVGIGLVVDGLAELAQARRLAEIALSTCAGAEPRITRLDRHLPEALVATQPDLAAHLREIVLGPVLALEPAERDTLLRTLRVWLDCAGSTAAAAERLYCHRNTVLNRLRRLEHLTGRKLAHPRQALELALAVEAVRLEAGFPAGGDPPGAGGSPQPSRA from the coding sequence GTGACGGCGGCGACGGCCAGGCCCCCGGTATCGCACCGGGAACACGTGGTCATCCAGACGGCGGTGCGCGGGCTGTTCGACCGGCTTCCCGAGCTCACCGACCGTCTGGTCGAAGAAGTCCGGCGCAGGCAGGACCCGGCGCTGCGCGGCGAGCTCGACGACCGGGCGTTCTGGAAGTCCACCTACATGGGGCTGCGCGCCACGCTGGAGGCGGTGGCCACCCGCGGCGGGCGCCGTCCCGACCTGGGCTTTGCGCACCGGCTCGGCCGCCGCTACGCCGAGCGGCGGATCCCGCTGGACACCGCGCTGCGGATCTACCGGCTGGCCGGCTCGATCCTGTGGGACGCCATGGTGGAGGTCACCCGCGCCAAGCACCCCCAGGACCTGCCGGTGCTGGTGATCGGGGCCCGGCGCACCTGGCTGATGATCGACGAGCTGTCCACCGCGGTGGCCGAGTCCTACCGGGAGACCGAGCGGCGGCTGCGCCACACCGACGTCGGGCAGGGGTATGAGCTGCTGGACGGGCTGCTGGACGGGCACGGCGGCGCCGCCGAGGCCGCGCAGGCGGCCGGCGCCCTGGACCTGCCCGAACGCGGGCGGTACGCGGTGGTGGCGGTGCGCGTGGCCGCGCTGCGCGCCGCCGACGGGGCGGCGCTGCCGGAGGAGGCACGCGGCATCCGCTTGATCTGGCGCGGCCGCGGCGGGGTGCGCTACGGCATCGCCCACCTGGGCACGGCGGGCCTGGACGACCTGGAACGGGCGCTGCGGCCGTTTTTGACCCGGGACGTGGGCATCGGCCTGGTGGTGGACGGGCTGGCCGAGCTGGCGCAGGCCCGGCGCCTGGCGGAGATCGCGCTCAGCACCTGCGCCGGGGCCGAGCCGCGGATCACCCGGCTGGACCGGCATCTGCCGGAGGCGCTGGTGGCCACCCAGCCCGACCTGGCGGCCCACCTGCGCGAGATCGTGCTGGGCCCGGTGCTGGCGCTGGAGCCGGCCGAGCGGGACACGCTGCTGCGCACGCTGCGGGTGTGGCTGGACTGCGCGGGCTCGACGGCCGCCGCCGCAGAGCGGCTGTACTGCCACCGCAACACCGTGCTGAACCGGCTGCGCCGCCTCGAACACCTCACCGGCCGCAAGCTGGCCCACCCCCGCCAGGCCCTGGAGCTGGCCCTGGCGGTGGAGGCGGTGCGGCTGGAGGCGGGCTTCCCCGCCGGCGGCGACCCGCCGGGTGCAGGCGGCTCCCCCCAGCCTTCCCGCGCCTGA
- a CDS encoding alpha/beta fold hydrolase translates to MRHVKRIPPPGALRRVLGLLTAVVLLTALAPAVGAAARATLRPIVFVHGFFGSGSQFATQAKRFASNGYPASYIEFEEYDSLFAENSREDVLASLDRRIARLKAATGADKVELVGHSLGTAISQEYLNSSPSRAANVAHYVNIDGATAGSPPGGVPTLAVWAEGRGSSSIRGATNVYLPNESHVENASSPATFAAMYEFFTGQKPRTTDVVPESGQIQLAGRAVRFPSNASPGDAVVDVFEIDPATGRRTTAQPIRSMRVAADGSFGPFPGRGDAYYEFLLTRAGTDQQHHLYFEPFRRTDLGIRLLSSNPGEGIDRLIQRGRNHVALLAYRNKEWWGDQGSNSDTLTVNGVSIVNEGTAPRDGRAIGIFAFDRFSDRRSNPGRSFGLFNVLPFMSAVDLYVPASATANGTVTLSVTQRGGGRPTRLTIPNWPSANHTITVCFNDYVS, encoded by the coding sequence ATGCGCCATGTCAAACGAATTCCACCCCCGGGCGCATTGCGTCGGGTGCTGGGCCTGCTGACCGCGGTGGTGCTGCTGACGGCGCTGGCGCCGGCAGTCGGCGCGGCGGCGCGGGCGACGCTGCGGCCGATCGTCTTCGTGCACGGCTTCTTCGGCTCCGGCAGCCAGTTCGCCACGCAGGCCAAGCGCTTCGCCTCCAACGGCTACCCGGCCTCCTACATCGAGTTCGAAGAGTACGACTCGCTGTTCGCCGAAAACAGCCGTGAGGACGTGCTCGCCTCGCTCGACCGGCGCATCGCCCGGCTGAAGGCGGCCACCGGCGCCGACAAGGTCGAGCTGGTCGGGCACTCGCTGGGCACCGCGATCTCGCAGGAGTACCTCAACAGCTCGCCCAGCCGGGCCGCCAATGTCGCGCACTACGTCAACATCGACGGCGCGACCGCCGGCTCCCCGCCGGGCGGCGTGCCCACGTTGGCGGTGTGGGCGGAGGGCCGCGGCAGCAGCTCCATCCGCGGCGCCACCAACGTGTACCTGCCGAACGAGTCGCACGTGGAGAACGCCTCCTCCCCGGCGACCTTCGCGGCGATGTACGAGTTCTTCACCGGCCAAAAGCCGCGGACCACCGACGTCGTCCCCGAATCCGGGCAGATCCAGCTGGCCGGGCGCGCGGTGCGCTTCCCCAGCAACGCCTCTCCCGGCGACGCGGTGGTGGACGTGTTCGAGATCGACCCGGCCACCGGGCGGCGCACCACCGCCCAGCCGATCCGTTCCATGCGGGTGGCCGCCGACGGCTCCTTCGGGCCGTTCCCCGGCCGGGGCGACGCCTACTATGAGTTCCTGCTCACCCGCGCCGGCACCGACCAGCAGCACCACCTGTACTTCGAGCCGTTCCGGCGCACCGACCTGGGCATCCGCCTGCTCAGCTCCAACCCCGGCGAGGGCATCGACCGGCTCATCCAGCGCGGCCGCAACCACGTGGCCCTGCTGGCCTACCGCAACAAGGAGTGGTGGGGCGACCAGGGATCCAATAGCGACACCCTGACCGTCAACGGCGTGTCGATCGTCAACGAGGGCACCGCGCCGCGCGATGGCCGGGCGATCGGGATCTTCGCCTTCGACCGGTTCTCCGACCGCCGCTCCAACCCCGGCCGCTCCTTCGGCCTGTTCAACGTGCTGCCCTTCATGAGCGCCGTCGACCTTTACGTCCCCGCCTCGGCGACGGCGAACGGCACCGTCACGCTGTCCGTCACGCAGCGCGGCGGCGGCCGTCCCACCCGGCTGACCATCCCGAACTGGCCTTCGGCGAACCACACCATCACCGTCTGCTTCAACGACTACGTCTCCTGA
- a CDS encoding SAM-dependent methyltransferase: MTENTPGQANPKIDTSVPHSARIWNYWLGGKDNYEVDRIAGEQYKAVFPQIVELARSSRHFLARAIHYLAGEMGVRQFLDIGTGLPTVDNTHEVAQRIAPECRIVYVDNDPLVLAHARALLTSTPEGVTTYLDADMRDPEKILQEARKTLDFSKPVAIMLMGVLGHLTDEEALSVVRHLVAALPSGGYLVCCDATNTDEKFQEAQRGYDETGAVPYRLRSPEFISQYFEGLELVEPGLVQVPLWRPEVEPLEHKDQPSLAGVGRKP; the protein is encoded by the coding sequence GTGACCGAGAACACTCCCGGTCAGGCGAACCCGAAGATCGACACATCGGTGCCGCACTCCGCCCGTATCTGGAACTACTGGCTGGGCGGTAAGGACAACTACGAGGTCGACCGCATCGCCGGCGAGCAGTACAAGGCGGTCTTCCCGCAGATCGTCGAGTTGGCCAGGTCCAGCCGGCACTTCCTGGCCCGTGCCATCCACTACCTGGCCGGTGAGATGGGCGTGCGGCAGTTCCTGGACATCGGCACCGGCCTGCCGACCGTGGACAACACCCACGAGGTCGCCCAGCGGATCGCGCCCGAGTGCCGGATCGTCTACGTCGACAACGACCCGCTGGTGCTGGCGCACGCCCGCGCGCTGCTCACCAGCACCCCCGAAGGCGTCACCACCTACCTGGACGCCGACATGCGCGATCCGGAAAAGATCCTCCAGGAGGCCAGGAAGACCCTGGACTTCTCCAAGCCGGTCGCCATCATGCTGATGGGGGTGCTCGGCCACCTCACCGACGAGGAGGCGCTGTCGGTCGTCCGGCACCTGGTGGCGGCGCTGCCCTCGGGCGGCTACCTGGTCTGCTGCGACGCCACCAACACCGACGAGAAGTTCCAGGAGGCCCAGCGCGGCTACGACGAGACCGGCGCCGTCCCCTACCGGCTGCGCAGCCCCGAGTTCATCAGCCAGTACTTCGAAGGGCTGGAACTGGTGGAGCCGGGACTGGTGCAGGTGCCGCTGTGGCGTCCGGAGGTCGAACCGCTGGAGCACAAGGACCAGCCGAGCCTGGCCGGAGTGGGGCGCAAGCCCTGA